The Deltaproteobacteria bacterium genome contains the following window.
ATTATACCAAACAATGCGTTGAGAGGGTATTTTTTTCTCGCTTCTATGCTTCTTTCTGCCCAGTTTATTGTCTTTTGTACGGATTCTTGTATCTCGCCTTTTATTTTATCGTGGGAGGGGCAGACATCCAAACAAACGGCTATATCTGAGCCTATTTGAGATTGAATTTCTATTATATCCTCTGGTGTAAGAAAATGTTTTGAACCATCAAAAGGTGAAGAAAAACCTATCCCCAATTCACTCTTTGTAAACATGTTATTTAAGCTGAACAGTTGAAATCCTCCGCTGTCTGTTAAAATCATGCCATTAAATCCGCAAAATTTGTGCAGACCGCCAATTTTTTGGATTACCTCTTTTCCTGGTCTCAAATATAGATGATAGGCATTGGAAAGGATGGCTTTTATATTCAGTTCTTCGAGCATTCTTGGAGTTACCGCCTTTACTGTTGCCTGAGTGCCCACCGGCATAAATAGAGGAGTAGAAATAAATAAATCTTCGTTTATCTTTATTGTCCCTGCTCTGGCGTTTTTTTCTCTTGCCTTAATGGAAAAGCTGAACATCTTTGGAGTTTCTACTATATTTTCTTTATTAGTTCAAGCCTATTTTATTCTATATAGTGGGCTTAATACCTCCCGTGGCTTGCCGCATTTTACGACCAAATCTTTGATTTGTGTCATAAAATTTTAATGTAGGCAAAATTTCTGAACTCCATAAGTTTTCCTTTAAGGATTTTACGACCAAATCTTTGATTTGTGTCATAAAATTCTAAGGGAATTTTTACGACCAAACCTGCGGTTTGTGTCATTCCCGTGCGTTCCTCTGTCATTCCCGCGAAAGCATGCCCTCGACCTGATCGGGGGCGGGAATCCAGACTCCAGATTCCGTGTCAAGCACGGAATGACAAAGGGGGCGCAATGACAAAGCAATCCAGAGGCTAATATTCTTTTCTTTTGCTTCAGAATAATTAGTTTATGACTTTTCTATCAACCATCAACCATCAACCATCAACCATCAACCATGTTTATCCCGAGGCTAATATTCTTTCCAGATTCCGCACCAAGTAATGTCACCTCGCACTCCGATAAGGGGCGGGATAACATCTGGTGATATTCCGCTGCTTGCGGGGATTGTTTATTTGTTGAAATCTCTATTGATTTGCAATAGAATCAGAAAATGGAGTATAAGAAATACGGTAATATCTTAGGGATAAGATTAAGACCTGAGGAAAAGATAGTTGAATCGTTGAGCAAGATATTTCATGAACAGAAAATAGAAGGTGGATGTATTGTAAGTGCTGTTGCCAGTCTGAATGAAATAATTTTGAGGAATGTGAAGAGTTTTAAGCAGTTTCCCATTACGGATGCAAATAGAAGTTTTAAAAAAATTTGCGGTCCATTAGAACTTCTAAGTCTGCATGGAAATATCAGCACTGCCGAGAAAAGAACAGTTGTCCATCTACATGCCAGTGTTTCTGATGGTTCATCAAGAATGTTGGGAGGGCATCTTATAGAAGCAACAGTTTTGTCCACTGCGGAGATTTTCATTTCCCTAACTGAAAGGATAGAAAGAAAATTAGATGCGCGGACAGGAGTTTTGGAGCTTAGCTTTACTTAAAGATGTTTTTTAGTCAACTCCAAGATACGGCGAGATCTGTATTCATTTCCAAATGTGCCTACCCGAATCTTAATTTTTGTTGTAGATTTACTTACTGATTCAAGACTTATCCATATTTTCTTACCATCTGCAAATTGTGATTTAATCTTTACAACCAAATTGTCTTTCTTTTCCTCTAAGATAGATAAGTTTAAATCTTTTAAACTTGTGATTGCAGCTAATCTGGCATGTGGCACCGATGCATTTAATGTATCTCTCAATTCACCTTTGTACCAGATTACTCCACCAGCACCTGCACCAGCACCACCAGCCACGAGGAGCGGTGCACAACCGGAAATCAACAAATATAATCCAATAAGCAAAATCGCAATTAACTGCTTTTTGAACATTGCACTCTCCTTTTGCGAATTTAGTGGTCCAATCTTCAACAATATCTATCTTATCATATTTTTTGTGCTTATCAATAATTTAATTATTGCTTTGCATTTTTTTGAGTTTAGATTTTGAAAGCCATTAATTTTTAATTGAAAAATTGAT
Protein-coding sequences here:
- the tgt gene encoding tRNA guanosine(34) transglycosylase Tgt is translated as MFSFSIKAREKNARAGTIKINEDLFISTPLFMPVGTQATVKAVTPRMLEELNIKAILSNAYHLYLRPGKEVIQKIGGLHKFCGFNGMILTDSGGFQLFSLNNMFTKSELGIGFSSPFDGSKHFLTPEDIIEIQSQIGSDIAVCLDVCPSHDKIKGEIQESVQKTINWAERSIEARKKYPLNALFGIIQGGVYKDLREMCIEKMIKMPFEGYAVGGLMTGECREETLNTVNLCSSCLPFDKPRYTMGVGMPEDILECVEEGIDMFDCVLPTRNARNGMLFTQKGDIHIKKRKYAFDENPIEGKCSCYTCQHFSRAYLRHLFKTNELLYYTLSTIHNLHFYTSLMNNIKDAILKHQFHLFKKDFLRKRNEKID
- a CDS encoding DNA-binding protein; translation: MEYKKYGNILGIRLRPEEKIVESLSKIFHEQKIEGGCIVSAVASLNEIILRNVKSFKQFPITDANRSFKKICGPLELLSLHGNISTAEKRTVVHLHASVSDGSSRMLGGHLIEATVLSTAEIFISLTERIERKLDARTGVLELSFT
- a CDS encoding DUF3568 family protein, which codes for MFKKQLIAILLIGLYLLISGCAPLLVAGGAGAGAGGVIWYKGELRDTLNASVPHARLAAITSLKDLNLSILEEKKDNLVVKIKSQFADGKKIWISLESVSKSTTKIKIRVGTFGNEYRSRRILELTKKHL